A region of Culicoides brevitarsis isolate CSIRO-B50_1 chromosome 1, AGI_CSIRO_Cbre_v1, whole genome shotgun sequence DNA encodes the following proteins:
- the LOC134827920 gene encoding raf homolog serine/threonine-protein kinase Raf isoform X1 — protein MSSTDSDQEVTDEYDELVNIKNVIILLRDNIDALNEKFADFPASELPAMYLEEYQELTTKLHELELKEQLLSEKLQQQKNDTPDTTDQTDQTTEPESNCSTLNRTPKIFLRAFLPNQQRTSVQVIPGLRLRDALAKALNRRNLKFEMCAVTTEDSDYPIPWDTDISLLKCKEVYVKVLDLGFPTHISHQFIRKTFFSLAFCECCRRLLFTGFYCNQCNYRFHQRCADKVPPLCSKLHMDTYYQLLLANPESQAGIINTGASVFQGRHPRTLNSQDRSNSAPNVCINNVLRAQTATDHKILQSIKPFQTQSNQEHSHSTQASPTNTLKHVKRQRARSADESNKNLLSPRDTKQSDENWNIQAEEILIGPRIGSGSFGTVYKAHWHGPVAVKTLNVKTPSPAQLQAFKNEVAMLKKTRHCNILLFMGCVSKPSLAIVTQWCEGSSLYKHIHVNETKFKLNTLIDIARQVAQGMDYLHAKNIIHRDLKSNNIFLHEDLSVKIGDFGLATAKSRWSGSQQSNQPTGSILWMAPEVIRMEDTNPYSFQSDVYAFGIVLYELLAESLPYSHINNKDQILFMVGRGLLRPDMSKVRSDCPQALKRCAEDCIKFKSDERPLFRLLLNMLENMLRTLPKIHRSASEPNLTQSQLQNDDFLYMCSSPKTPVNFHNFQFFNGAGNI, from the exons atgtccTCGACAGATAGCGATCAAGAAGTGACGGACGAATACGACGAActtgtaaatataaaaaatgtgattatCCTGTTGCGCGACAATATCGATGCCCTGAACGAGAAATTCGCGGATTTTCCTGCGTCGGAACTGCCCGCGATGTATCTCGAGGAATATCAGGAGCTCACGACAAAGTTGCACGAGTTGGAGCTGAAAGAGCAATTGCTGAGCGAAAAACTGCAGCAACAGAAAAACGACACGCCCGACACAACCGATCAAACGGATCAAACGACAGag CCGGAAAGTAACTGCAGTACGCTCAATCGCACGCCAAAAATCTTCCTGCGAGCCTTCCTGCCGAATCAGCAACGTACAAGTGTGCAAGTGATACCGGGTTTGAGGTTGCGAGATGCACTCGCGAAGGCGCTCAATCGACGAAACctcaaatttgaaatgtgcGCCGTGACGACGGAAGATAGCGATTACCCGATTCCGTGGGATACGGACATCAGTTTGCTCAAGTGCAAGGAAGTTTACGTCAAAGTGCTCGATTTGGGCTTTCCCACACACATTTCGCATCAATTTATCCGGAAAACCTTCTTTTCGCTCGCCTTTTGCGAATGCTGCAGACGCCTCTTGTTCACTGGTTTCTATTGCAATCAATGCAACTATCGATTTCATCAGCGGTGCGCCGACAAGGTTCCGCCGCTTTGCAGTAAACTTCACATGGACACTTACTACCAACTGTTGCTCGCGAATCCCGAGTCCCAAGCCGGAATTATCAATACGGGAGCGAGCGTTTTTCAAGGAAG acaTCCAAGGACTCTCAATTCGCAAGACAGATCCAACTCGGCGCCGAATGTGTGTATAAATAATGTGCTAAGGGCGCAAACAGCAACAGATCACAAAATTCTTCAGAGCATTAAACCATTTCAG aCTCAATCAAATCAGGAACACTCCCATTCAACGCAAGCCTCGCCTACAAATACGCTGAAACATGTCAAACGTCAAAGAGCTCGTTCTGCCGACGAAAGTAACAAAAATCTTCTCTCCCCGAGAGACACAAAGCAAAGTGATGAAAAttgg aatattcaaGCGGAGGAAATCCTGATAGGTCCCCGAATCGGTTCCGGCTCCTTTGGAACAGTGTACAAAGCTCATTGGCACGGTCCTGTCGCCGTAAAAACGTTAAACGTGAAAACGCCAAGTCCCGCTCAATTACAGGCATTCAAGAACGAAGTTGCGATGCTGAAGAAAACGCGTCACTGCAACATTCTCCTTTTCATGGGTTGTGTCAGTAAACCGTCACTCGCTATCGTCACGCAATGGTGCGAAGGCTCCAGTTTGTACAAACACATCCACGTGAACGAAACAAAGTTCAAACTCAACACGCTCATCGACATTGCGCGTCAAGTAGCGCAAGGCATGGACTACTTGCACGCCAAAAATATCATTCATCGTGATCTCAAAAGCAACAATATTTTCCTGCACGAAGACTTGTCCGTGAAAATCGGCGATTTCGGCTTGGCAACTGCCAAATCGCGTTGGAGCGGCTCGCAGCAATCGAACCAACCAACCGGAAGTATCTTGTGGATGGCACCGGAAGTGATTCGCATGGAAGACACAAATCCCTATTCATTCCAATCCGACGTTTACGCCTTCGGGATCGTGTTGTATGAACTTTTGGCAGAATCCCTGCCCTATTCACACATCAACAACAAAGATCAGATTCTGTTTATGGTTGGCAGAGGTTTACTTCGCCCGGATATGTCGAAAGTTCGATCGGATTGTCCGCAGGCGTTGAAGCGATGCGCCGAagattgtattaaatttaagagtGATGAACGTCCGTTGTTTAGACTCTTGCTCAATATGCTCGAGAACATGCTGCGGACTCTGCCGAAAATCCATCGGAGCGCCTCAGAGCCAAATCTGACGCAAAGTCAGCTGCAAAACGACGACTTTCTGTACATGTGTTCTAGTCCAAAGACTCccgttaattttcataattttcaattttttaacggtgCCGGCAACATATAg
- the LOC134827920 gene encoding raf homolog serine/threonine-protein kinase Raf isoform X2: MSSTDSDQEVTDEYDELVNIKNVIILLRDNIDALNEKFADFPASELPAMYLEEYQELTTKLHELELKEQLLSEKLQQQKNDTPDTTDQTDQTTEPESNCSTLNRTPKIFLRAFLPNQQRTSVQVIPGLRLRDALAKALNRRNLKFEMCAVTTEDSDYPIPWDTDISLLKCKEVYVKVLDLGFPTHISHQFIRKTFFSLAFCECCRRLLFTGFYCNQCNYRFHQRCADKVPPLCSKLHMDTYYQLLLANPESQAGIINTGASVFQGRTLNSQDRSNSAPNVCINNVLRAQTATDHKILQSIKPFQTQSNQEHSHSTQASPTNTLKHVKRQRARSADESNKNLLSPRDTKQSDENWNIQAEEILIGPRIGSGSFGTVYKAHWHGPVAVKTLNVKTPSPAQLQAFKNEVAMLKKTRHCNILLFMGCVSKPSLAIVTQWCEGSSLYKHIHVNETKFKLNTLIDIARQVAQGMDYLHAKNIIHRDLKSNNIFLHEDLSVKIGDFGLATAKSRWSGSQQSNQPTGSILWMAPEVIRMEDTNPYSFQSDVYAFGIVLYELLAESLPYSHINNKDQILFMVGRGLLRPDMSKVRSDCPQALKRCAEDCIKFKSDERPLFRLLLNMLENMLRTLPKIHRSASEPNLTQSQLQNDDFLYMCSSPKTPVNFHNFQFFNGAGNI; encoded by the exons atgtccTCGACAGATAGCGATCAAGAAGTGACGGACGAATACGACGAActtgtaaatataaaaaatgtgattatCCTGTTGCGCGACAATATCGATGCCCTGAACGAGAAATTCGCGGATTTTCCTGCGTCGGAACTGCCCGCGATGTATCTCGAGGAATATCAGGAGCTCACGACAAAGTTGCACGAGTTGGAGCTGAAAGAGCAATTGCTGAGCGAAAAACTGCAGCAACAGAAAAACGACACGCCCGACACAACCGATCAAACGGATCAAACGACAGag CCGGAAAGTAACTGCAGTACGCTCAATCGCACGCCAAAAATCTTCCTGCGAGCCTTCCTGCCGAATCAGCAACGTACAAGTGTGCAAGTGATACCGGGTTTGAGGTTGCGAGATGCACTCGCGAAGGCGCTCAATCGACGAAACctcaaatttgaaatgtgcGCCGTGACGACGGAAGATAGCGATTACCCGATTCCGTGGGATACGGACATCAGTTTGCTCAAGTGCAAGGAAGTTTACGTCAAAGTGCTCGATTTGGGCTTTCCCACACACATTTCGCATCAATTTATCCGGAAAACCTTCTTTTCGCTCGCCTTTTGCGAATGCTGCAGACGCCTCTTGTTCACTGGTTTCTATTGCAATCAATGCAACTATCGATTTCATCAGCGGTGCGCCGACAAGGTTCCGCCGCTTTGCAGTAAACTTCACATGGACACTTACTACCAACTGTTGCTCGCGAATCCCGAGTCCCAAGCCGGAATTATCAATACGGGAGCGAGCGTTTTTCAAGGAAG GACTCTCAATTCGCAAGACAGATCCAACTCGGCGCCGAATGTGTGTATAAATAATGTGCTAAGGGCGCAAACAGCAACAGATCACAAAATTCTTCAGAGCATTAAACCATTTCAG aCTCAATCAAATCAGGAACACTCCCATTCAACGCAAGCCTCGCCTACAAATACGCTGAAACATGTCAAACGTCAAAGAGCTCGTTCTGCCGACGAAAGTAACAAAAATCTTCTCTCCCCGAGAGACACAAAGCAAAGTGATGAAAAttgg aatattcaaGCGGAGGAAATCCTGATAGGTCCCCGAATCGGTTCCGGCTCCTTTGGAACAGTGTACAAAGCTCATTGGCACGGTCCTGTCGCCGTAAAAACGTTAAACGTGAAAACGCCAAGTCCCGCTCAATTACAGGCATTCAAGAACGAAGTTGCGATGCTGAAGAAAACGCGTCACTGCAACATTCTCCTTTTCATGGGTTGTGTCAGTAAACCGTCACTCGCTATCGTCACGCAATGGTGCGAAGGCTCCAGTTTGTACAAACACATCCACGTGAACGAAACAAAGTTCAAACTCAACACGCTCATCGACATTGCGCGTCAAGTAGCGCAAGGCATGGACTACTTGCACGCCAAAAATATCATTCATCGTGATCTCAAAAGCAACAATATTTTCCTGCACGAAGACTTGTCCGTGAAAATCGGCGATTTCGGCTTGGCAACTGCCAAATCGCGTTGGAGCGGCTCGCAGCAATCGAACCAACCAACCGGAAGTATCTTGTGGATGGCACCGGAAGTGATTCGCATGGAAGACACAAATCCCTATTCATTCCAATCCGACGTTTACGCCTTCGGGATCGTGTTGTATGAACTTTTGGCAGAATCCCTGCCCTATTCACACATCAACAACAAAGATCAGATTCTGTTTATGGTTGGCAGAGGTTTACTTCGCCCGGATATGTCGAAAGTTCGATCGGATTGTCCGCAGGCGTTGAAGCGATGCGCCGAagattgtattaaatttaagagtGATGAACGTCCGTTGTTTAGACTCTTGCTCAATATGCTCGAGAACATGCTGCGGACTCTGCCGAAAATCCATCGGAGCGCCTCAGAGCCAAATCTGACGCAAAGTCAGCTGCAAAACGACGACTTTCTGTACATGTGTTCTAGTCCAAAGACTCccgttaattttcataattttcaattttttaacggtgCCGGCAACATATAg
- the LOC134829376 gene encoding 28S rRNA (cytosine-C(5))-methyltransferase, producing the protein MEEEINEEQQPGRPKKINVPTQYRQGAKILKQMCEEGKSLKNLVYNNQHLRVSSMSKLMGLIQSHEQQLEEIIKKTEIFEKEKNLNPWLGRILITELIFGRKQLIGQSKPVQCVLSYQEALEKALATVEAQPKEQKQLKYNVPRYVRINTILIDRKEAIEYCEREGWKLVSNEFDTYEEFLAAVNALDDESFMIDYHIKELLLFPKSSKRYWSSNELKNEGKFLLQDKASCLPPFMLDPKKKSTVLDMCSAPGNKTVQLAAIMKNKGKIYAVEKNPERYKLLCETIEASGVKIVSSINSDITNIGNEQAPKVEFILLDPSCSGSGMLNRFVQDSEADKDTARLYKLSGLQYKLLFHAMTNFPNVQRIVYSTCSIYPEENEEVVLGALRHCKDFKLINAKELLGGYWTNTGDEGKYPGIGGNCIYSRTEHDLTIGFFVAVFIRCEEGEENEFYKEKQATKRPFVKNKNAEEAGKDNKYKKKKMMREENEAE; encoded by the exons ATGGAAGAGGAAATAAACGAAGAACAACAACCGGGGAGACCCAAAAAGATCAATGTTCCGACCCAATATCGTCAGGGagcgaaaattttgaagcaaatgTGCGAAGAAGGCAAGTCCCTGAAGAATTTAGTTTACAATAATCAACATTTG AGGGTCAGTAGCATGTCAAAACTCATGGGATTAATTCAATCGCACGAACAGCAGTTAgaagaaatcatcaaaaagacagaaatttttgaaaaagaaaaaaacttgaaccCCTGGCTCGGTAGAATTCTCATCACAGAACTGATTTTCGGCAGAAAACAACTCATCGGTCAATCAAAACCCGTGCAATGTGTTCTCTCGTACCAAGAAGCGCTCGAAAAGGCTCTCGCTACGGTCGAAGCTCAACCAAAAGAGCAAAAACAACTGAAATACAACG TTCCTCGTTACGTGCGGATTAACACGATTCTCATTGATCGCAAGGAAGCCATCGAATATTGTGAGCGCGAAGGTTGGAAATTGGTTTCTAACGAATTCGACACCTACGAAGAGTTTCTGGCTGCCGTAAATGCCTTGGATGACGAATCTTTCATGATCGATTATCACATCAAGGAACTTTTGCTGTTCCCGAAGAGCTCGAAACGTTATTGGAGTTCAAATGAGCtcaaaaacgaaggaaaattCCTTTTACAGGACAAAGCTTCGTGTCTTCCGCCTTTTATGCTGGAtccgaagaaaaaatcaacagtTTTGGACATGTGCAGCGCTCCGGGCAACAAAACCGTTCAACTTGCGGCAATTATGAAGAATAAAGGCAAAATTTACGCTGTCGAAAAAAATCCCGAGCGTTACAAGTTACTTTGTGAGACAATCGAGGCTTCTGGAGTAAAAATCGTGTCTTCGATCAATTCGGACATCACCAATATCGGAAACGAACAAGCGCCAAAAGTTGAGTTTATTCTTCTCGATCCGAGTTGTTCGGGCAGCGGCATGTTAAATCGCTTCGTTCAAGACTCCGAAGCTGATAAAGACACCGCTCGCTTGTACAAACTCTCGGGACTTCAatacaaacttttatttcacGCCATGACGAATTTTCCAAATGTTCAACGCATCGTTTACTCGACTTGTTCAATTTATCCGGAAGAAAATGAGGAAGTTGTTCTCGGTGCATTGCGGCATTGTAAGGATTTTAAGCTGATAAATGCCAAAGAGCTTCTTGGCGGGTATTGGACAAATACGGGAGATGAAGGAAAATATCCCGGAATTGGCGGAAATTGCATTTATTCGAGGACGGAACATGATTTGACGATCGGATTTTTTGTGGCAGTGTTCATTAGATGCGAAGAGGGCGAAGAGAATGAGTTTTACAAGGAAAAACAAGCAACGAAACGACCTTTTGTGAAAAACAAGAACGCAGAAGAGGCAGGAAAGGACAACaaatataagaagaaaaagatgATGCGCGAGGAAAATGaagctgaataa
- the LOC134838307 gene encoding MTRF1L release factor glutamine methyltransferase codes for MLQSLNFFKKIQKKSQIFKFSTVAEELSRWTKKLSAEKIAEPESSMRNLMAHVLKTQNLGEVDAKMDQKMTESEISQLESLVYARLAHMPVQYIIKEWDFRQLKGLKIIPPVFIPRPETEELVSYISEDLKQQKMQKFKFLEVGSGSGVISISLLREFPSAKGFCFDVNELAVGLTRYNAEKFGVQARLTVEKFKLTDENVPFTEQEYDLIVSNPPYVFTRELQRLEDDVKLYEDMRALDGGGDGLNVVNNILKVAEKYLRKDGSLWLETHFRHPVMLRERFKGKTDGLAYEKTVNDLFGKERFVKFVKK; via the coding sequence ATGcttcaaagtttaaatttttttaaaaaaattcaaaaaaagtcacaaatttttaaattttctactgTCGCTGAGGAACTCTCGAGATGGACCAAGAAATTATCTGCAGAAAAAATCGCCGAACCGGAATCGTCAATGAGAAATCTCATGGCTCACGtcttaaaaacacaaaatttgggCGAAGTTGATGCAAAAATGGACCAAAAAATGACTGAAAGTGAAATTTCTCAATTAGAAAGCCTCGTTTATGCCCGATTAGCGCACATGCCGGTACAATACATCATCAAAGAATGGGATTTTCGCCAATTAAAAGgactaaaaataattcctcCCGTTTTCATCCCGCGACCTGAGACAGAAGAGCTCGTTTCTTACATCTCCGAAGAcctaaaacaacaaaaaatgcaaaaatttaaatttttagaagtcGGATCGGGTTCCGGAGTCATCAGTATCTCGCTTCTTCGTGAATTCCCAAGTGCCAAAGGTTTCTGTTTTGATGTCAATGAACTCGCAGTCGGCTTAACGCGATATAATGCAGAGAAATTTGGCGTTCAAGCAAGACTTACTgtcgaaaaattcaagttaactGATGAAAATGTGCCTTTTACCGAACAGGAATATGACTTAATCGTGAGTAATCCGCCGTATGTTTTCACACGTGAGTTGCAAAGGTTGGAGGATGATGTCAAGTTGTACGAAGACATGCGAGCGCTCGATGGAGGAGGCGACGGATTAAATGtggttaataatattttgaaagtagCGGAAAAATATCTCAGAAAAGATGGTAGTTTGTGGTTGGAAACGCATTTTAGGCATCCTGTCATGCTGAGAGAACGGTTTAAGGGAAAAACCGACGGACTTGCGTATGAAAAAACCGTAAATGATCTGTTCGGGAAAGAGAGGtttgttaaatttgttaaaaaatga
- the LOC134836971 gene encoding juvenile hormone acid O-methyltransferase, with protein MDKAKLYQRSNNLQREDTKLVLDEYSSLLKFNGSDTIMDVGCGSGDVTIDLLLPRIPPSFTKLVGTDISEPMVRYAKDTYEHLPRIVFEHLDITAGVIENKKFLSFFDHVTSFFCLHWCQNQRQAFHNISRLLKPGGDCLITLLVQSPIYEVYERMAQSSKWQKYMMDVDSYISPYQHSEDPIGEINDYLDENGFCENNRIVEIKERLYIYPDTEILKRAVKSVNPFIKRLMPREQEQFIAEYVQHVTDMGLRTNEDTYLTRYKLVVIYATK; from the exons atggacaagGCAAAACTCTATCAGCGATCGAACAATTTGCAGCGCGAAGACACAAAATTAGTGCTGGACGAGTACAGTTCCCTGCTAAAATTCAACGGAAGTGACACCATTATGGATGTCGGATGCGGTTCGGGCGACGTTACAATTGATTTGTTGCTGCCACGCATCCCGCCCTCATTCACAAAACTCGTTGGCACAGACATCTCGGAGCCGATGGTGCGTTATGCCAAAGACACGTACGAACATTTGCCGCGCATCGTCTTCGAGCATCTCGATATCACGGCGGGAGTCAtcgaaaataagaaatttttgagctttttcgATCATGTCACGTCGTTTTTTTGCCTTCATTGGTGCCAGAATCAACG aCAGGCGTTTCACAACATTTCGCGATTACTGAAGCCGGGAGGCGATTGCTTGATAACTCTCTTGGTGCAAAGCCCCATTTACGAGGTTTACGAACGCATGGCGCAAAGTTCAAAGTGGCAAAAGTACATGATGGATGTCGATTCGTACATTTCGCCGTATCAACATAGCGAGGATCCGATCGGGGAAATTAACGATTATTTGGATGAAAATGGATTTTGTGAGAATAACAGGATTGTCGAGATAAAAGAAAGACTTTACATTTATCCGGATACGGAAATTCTGAAACGGGCAGTTAAATCGGTGAATCCATTCATAAAAAGATTGATGCCGCGCGAACAAGAACAGTTTATCGCGGAATACGTGCAACACGTGACTGATATGGGCTTGAGAACGAACGAAGACACATATTTGACGCGATATAAGCTGGTAGTGATTTATGCGACAAAATAG